A genomic window from Actinacidiphila yeochonensis CN732 includes:
- a CDS encoding C40 family peptidase, producing the protein MDERDIVRGALQATGIVKKGLQLKVGAIAAVVFVVALLFMGMLFPGGPAEAASCQDTGAGTSDASAESGASSGQATGTLHQQQISYAKTIDSVAKKYKLPGRATLIALMTAMQESTLQNLDHGHLDSVGLFQQRPSMGWGTKAQITDPTTGPEFAATSFFEGRGGNRGLVDVKNWQTLPLGTAAQKVQNSAYPSLYAGQESVMRALAKEAGIDVDRPGSAGTPTDASTGGAASAAPITSQNNGCPDTSQTGAGGGASSGTFTDGKETWTLHNPRSVAEAIQWAKDHAGANSTANWYQRCLAFTANVYGWSFSGVNYAIDHYKVVPASMRHDGDRHPPPGALMYWDTGHRAGHIAVYLGGGKIASNDILRPGYIDVVDAGLIESKWGAKYIGWTPPDFPKAG; encoded by the coding sequence GTGGACGAACGTGACATCGTCCGGGGCGCCCTGCAGGCCACCGGCATCGTCAAGAAGGGACTGCAGCTCAAGGTCGGCGCGATCGCCGCCGTGGTCTTCGTCGTGGCCCTGCTGTTCATGGGCATGCTCTTCCCCGGCGGCCCGGCCGAGGCCGCATCCTGCCAGGACACCGGTGCCGGAACCTCCGACGCGTCCGCCGAATCGGGCGCCTCCAGCGGCCAGGCCACCGGCACCCTGCACCAGCAGCAGATCAGCTACGCCAAGACCATCGACTCCGTCGCGAAGAAGTACAAGCTGCCCGGCCGTGCCACCCTGATCGCGCTGATGACCGCGATGCAGGAGAGCACCCTGCAAAACCTCGACCACGGACACCTCGACAGCGTGGGCCTGTTCCAGCAGCGCCCCTCGATGGGGTGGGGCACCAAGGCGCAGATCACCGACCCCACGACCGGCCCGGAGTTCGCGGCCACCTCGTTTTTCGAAGGACGCGGCGGCAACCGAGGCCTCGTCGACGTCAAGAACTGGCAGACCCTGCCTCTGGGCACCGCCGCCCAGAAGGTCCAGAACTCTGCTTACCCCAGCCTGTACGCCGGCCAGGAGAGCGTGATGCGCGCGCTGGCCAAGGAGGCCGGCATCGACGTCGACCGGCCCGGCAGCGCCGGCACCCCCACCGATGCCTCCACCGGCGGCGCCGCCAGCGCGGCCCCGATCACCAGCCAGAACAACGGCTGCCCCGACACCAGCCAGACCGGCGCGGGCGGCGGGGCCAGCAGCGGCACGTTCACCGACGGCAAGGAGACCTGGACCCTGCACAACCCGCGCTCGGTCGCCGAGGCCATCCAGTGGGCCAAGGACCACGCTGGCGCCAACTCCACGGCCAACTGGTACCAGCGCTGCCTGGCGTTCACCGCGAACGTGTACGGCTGGTCCTTCTCCGGCGTCAACTACGCGATCGACCACTACAAGGTCGTCCCCGCCTCCATGCGGCACGACGGCGACCGGCATCCGCCGCCGGGCGCGTTGATGTACTGGGACACCGGGCACCGGGCGGGCCACATCGCCGTCTACCTGGGCGGCGGCAAGATCGCCAGCAACGACATCCTGCGGCCGGGCTACATCGACGTCGTCGACGCCGGGCTCATCGAGAGCAAGTGGGGTGCGAAGTACATCGGCTGGACCCCGCCGGACTTCCCGAAGGCCGGGTGA